The Pantoea sp. Aalb genomic interval ACGTAAAGGTATCAAACCAGATCATGCAGGTTATATTGGACCAATAAAACAAATTCAAAGACTTCAAAATAAAGGTTTTCCATTAGCTTATGTTGGAGATATAATAGGCACTGGTTCGTCTCGCAAATCTGCTACTAATTCAGTTCTTTGGTTTATGGGGAAAAACATTCCTTATGTTCCAAATAAAAAGAATGGTGGTATATGTTTAGGTAATAAAATTTCTCCAATTTTCTTTAATACTATGCAAGATGCTGGAGCTTTACCAATAGAATTAGAAGTTGATTGTTTAAATATGGGAGACGTTATTGATATTTACCCATATAGAGGAGAAGTACATATTTATAATACGGATGAATTATTAATCACTTTTAAATTGAAAAATGAAATTATACTAGATGCAGTTCGTGCAGGAGGACGTATACCATTGATTATTGGTCGTAGTTTAACTTCTAAGGCCCGTAAATCACTTGGTTTATCATCTGAAAGCAATATCTTTATAAGAAAAAAAATAACGAAAATTAATAATAATGGTTTCTCTCTTGCTCAAAAAATAGTCGGCCGAGCTTGTGATGTAGAAGGTATTCATCCTGGTATTTATTGTGAACCAAAAATAAGTTCTATTGGTTCACAAGATACTACTGGTCCTATGACTCGTGATGAATTAAACGATCTAGCATGTCTTAAATTCTCTGCAGATCTAATTATACAGTCTTTTTGTCATACTGCTGCTTATCCTAAACCAATTGATTTAAATACGCAACATACCTTACCTAACTTTATTAAACAACGCGGAGGAATATCACTACGCCCTGGTGATGGAATTATTCATAGTTGGTTAAATCGTATGCTATTACCAGATACTGTTGGCACTGGTGGTGATTCTCATACTCGTTTCCCTATTGGAATCTCTTTTCCAGCAGGTTCTGGACTAGTAGCTTTTGCTGCTACAACCGGTATAATGCCGCTTGATATGCCAGAATCAGTTTTAGTACGCTTTAAAGGTGAAATTCAACCAGGTATTACTTTACGTGATTTAGTTCATTCTATACCTCTTTATGCAATCAAACAAGGTTTGCTTACTATTGAAAAAAAGAATAAAAAAAATATTTTTTCTGGTCGTATAATAGAGATAGAAGGGTTACCTAAATTAAAATTGGAACAAGCATTTGAATTAACTAATGCTTCTGCTGAACGATCTGCAGCAGCTTCTGTCATTAAATTAGATAAAGAGCCAATTATAGAATATCTTAATTCAAATCTTGTATTACTAAAATGGATGATTTTTGAAGGCTACGGAGATCGTTCTACTTTAGAACGTCGTATTAAAAACATGAAAGCATGGTTAGCAGAACCAAATCTCATAGAAGCTGATAAAAACGTAGATTATGCTGCTATAATAACTATTAATTTATCAGAAATAAAAGAACCTATTTTATGTGTTCCAAATGATCCAGATAATGTACATTTATTATCTGATGTACAAGGTGAAAAGATTAATGAAGTGTTTATTGGTTCATGTATGACTAATATTAGTCACTTTCGCATTGTTGGTGAATTATTAAATAATTATAAAAAAAAATTATTAACTCGCATGTGGTTAGCACCTCCAACTAAAATGGATATGGTTCAATTAGTTGAAGAAGGTTATTATAATATTTTTGTAAAAAGTGGTGCACGTATTGAGATTCCTGGATGTGCACTCTGCATGGGCAATCAAGCACGTGTAAATAATAATGCAACAGTAGTTTCTACGTCTACTCGTAATTTCCCTAATCGTTTAGGTATGGGCGCTAATGTGTATCTATCTTCCGCAGAAGTAGCTACAGTTTCATCATTATTAGGTAAGCTACCTACTCCTAACGAGTATTGGAAATTTATATCAAAACTTAATAAAAATTTAACTAATATTAATAATTATCTTAATTTTAATCAATTAAAAGAATATGCTAATAAAGCGAAAAAAGTAATATTTACTATACCATTATAAAAAATATATAATTTTTTATGCTTAGTTTACTATGCTAATGTTTAATTTATTGATTATGTGTTTTGTTTACATTATTGTTAATCTAACTTATGAATTATGTTCATTAACAAAAAAAATTTTTTTCATATATTCTTATCTGCATTATTAAACTATTAATTAATATAGATTAAAGTTGATTACAATCAATATTAAAAACAACTAAAATATTTTAATTAAAAATATTTGAGAATCATTACTAAAATATTTCTTTTTTTCTTTCATTTGTTTTTTAAAAAAGAAGAAGAGTAATTTTGTATTATCAAAAGAAAGTTATAACTATTAATTTCTCATGTATAGGATAAGTGTCTATATGTATATTAATTTTACGTAACTTTACTATTTTAAAATAATGTAAAAAAATTAATACATTCATATTTATGAGAATATATACTTTAAATATGCATAAAGTAATCTGCATAAAGAAAAATATAACTATATTATCATATAATTATATTTTGTAAATTGATTACATTTGTAAAATTTTAAAAAGTAGATAATTATATTCTTTAAATTATGTATAAGTTTATTAAAATAATAAGATTTAAATAGTATTTTATTGTAGTACATTTTATATCCTATCGAATTTTATTAATTAATTTAATAAATATATTATCTATTGGATACTTTGTATGTTAAATATATTCTCAATTAATTCTATAATTATAGAAAGGTACGGTGTTTACAATGACTTATGCACTGGAAATTTTTGGGTTAACTAAAACCTATTCCGGTGGTATACAAGCGTTAAAGAGTCTTAATTTATTAGTAGAAATTGGTAGTTTTTATGCTTTGTTAGGACCTAATGGCGCAGGTAAATCTACAATTATAGGCATTGTAAGTTCCTTAATAAATAAATCTAGCGGTAAAGTAAAAATATTTGGTTATGATTTACAAAAAAATATATTTCAGGCTAAAAGACATGTTGGAGTAGTGCCACAAGATTTTAATTTTAATCCTTTTGAAACTGTGATGCAGATTGTAATTAATCAGGCAGGTTACTATGGTGTTGAACGTCAAGAAGCTAAAATTCGTGCGGAAATATACCTTAATAAATTAAATCTATGGAGTAAACGTAGTAAACCTGCTCGTATGTTATCAGGTGGAATGAAGCGCCGTCTCATGGTAGCTCGTGCATGTATGCATAAACCAAAATTACTGATTCTTGATGAACCTACAGCTGGTGTAGATATTGAATTACGTCGTTCAATGTGGACCTTTTTAAAAGAACTAAATGATACAGGTACTACCATTATTCTTACTACACATTACCTTGAAGAAGCAGAAATGCTATGTCGTAATGTTGGAATTATTCAAAAAGGAAGGCTAATAGAAAATACTTCAATAAAAGAGCTGCTTTCTAAATTACAATGTGAAGCTTTTATTTTTGATTTAGCACCCCATAATGTTGTACTGAAATTAAAAGGTTTTAGATATCACTTAATAGATAATTTAACTTTAGAAGTTTATGTTATGAGAAAGCAAGGACTTAATAGCGTATTTAGCCAACTAAATTTACAGAATATACAAGTATTAAGCATGCGTAATAAAACTAATCGTTTAGAAGAACTGTTTATTAGTTTGACTAAGTGTATAGATTAAAAATAAGAGTAAAATATGACTCGTTTATATTGGATAGCACTTAAAAGAATCTGGAGTAAAGAAATCCACAGATTTACTCGAATTTGGATTCAAACTTTAGTCCCACCAGTCATTACTATGACTCTTTATTTTATTATTTTTGGTAATTTAATTGGTTCTCGTGTTGGTAATATCAATGGATTCACCTATATAGAATTTATAGTTCCTGGGCTTATAATGATGGCTGTCATCACTAATTCTTATGCTAATGTTGCTTCTTCATTTTTTAGTGCTAAATTTCAACGCAATATTGAAGAATTATTAGTAGCACCAGTTCCTACACATATTATTATAGCTGGTTATGTAGGTGGTGGTATAGCTAGAGGAATTTGTGTTGGTATCCTTGTTATATCAGTGTCATTATTTTTTGTCCCTTTCCATATTTATTCATGGTTTATTGTTTTTATTACTTTACTATTAACGGCAGTTTTATTTTCCTTAGCTGGTTTACTTAATGCGGTTTTTGCACGTACTTTTGACGACATTAGTTTGATTCCAACTTTTGTACTGACTCCATTAACATATCTTGGCGGTGTATTTTATTCTTTAAATTTATTGCCTCCATTTTGGCAAATTATATCAAAATTAAACCCTTTAGTTTACATGATTAGTGGTTTACGTTATGGATTTCTTAGAATTCATGATGTATCGCTAGAGCTAACAATATCAGTACTATTAATATTTATAAAAATATTTTATATTATAGTTTATTCTTTAATTCACACTGGTTTAGGATTACGATCTTAATTGTTAATTTAAAATACGAAGATGAGTTTAATAAAAGTTAAATATTTATAATACAGAATAAAAATATTGAGCAGTTTTTGCCATCAAAAAATATAAATATTTGCTAATTAGTATTAGTACTTTAAATAAGAATTATTTTATAACTTATTATGATAATATTAAAAATTGTTTTATATAACTGTTTTTCTATATAAGATGCGATTGAATATTGCAATTAGATATATCAATAATTTTATTGTCTATTAATCTTGTTCTACCTAACCATGCTGTTATTAAAATTATTATTTCTTTACTTTTATTAGTAATAGGTTGTAAAGTTTGGATATCGCAAATATCGATGGAATCTGGAAAAAATCCTTCTTGATATAAAAATATTTCTGCTTTTTTTATGATTTTTTTTATATTCACACCATCTATAAGTTGTTTAGCCATATCTTGTATTACATAATTTAATCTAGGTGCTATTTTACGCTCATTAACATCAAGATATTTATTACGTGAACTAAGAGCTAAACCATCTTTAGCACGTACTATCGGTACTGAAATAATCTCAATATTAAAAAACATATCAGCCACCATTTTCCGAATAATAGTAAGTTGTTGGAAATCTTTTTCACCAAAACAAGCAATATCTGGTTGTATAAGATTAAATAATTTATTAATAATAGTAGTGACGCCGCGAAAATGACCTGGACGTTTAGTTCCTTCTAGCAAAGATGAAATACCTGGTACCTCAACAAATGTTTCGTTATTTAACTTATTAGGATACATGTCCATTTCTGTAGGTATAAATACTAAATCTACATTTTGATTATTTAACTTATTACAGTCATCTTGTAGTGTTCGTGGATAATTTATAAAATCATCAACACTATCAAATTGAAATTGATTAATAAAAATTGATACTATAACAATATCAACATATTTACGACCTTTATCTATCATTTTAAGATGACCATTATGTATGTTACCCATCGTAGGAATCAAGGCGATACGTTTTCCTTGTTTCTTCCAAAAAAGAATATGATGACGTAAAATAAATAATTTTTTAATAATTAGCACTGTACATCTCCTCTATGTTATTTGAAATTATGTTCAGCACTTGGATAAATACCAGTTTCAACAGAATAAATATAATCACGAATAGCATTACGAATATCACCAGTTTTCTGAAGAAAATTTTTAGCAAATTTTGGAATGTGTCCACCAGTGATGCCAAAGGCATCATGCATAACTAGTACTTGACCATCAGTAACATTACCTGAACCAATACCGATAACGGGGATAGTAACTTCTTTAGTGATACGTTCTGCTAGTTTTACCGGTATACACTCTAGTACTAATAGCTGTGCATTAGCTTCTTCTAATGCTAATGCATCCATGAGTAGACGTTCAGCATTTAATTCATCAATACCCTGTACTTTATAACCTCCTAATAGATTAATTGATTGTGGTGTAAGACCAATATGGGCACATACAGGTACAGAACGTTCGGTTAACATACGTACAGTTTCTACTAGCCATTTCCCTCCTTCTAATTTTACTATATTAGCACCGGCACGCATAAGCTTAGCCGCATTTTTAAAAGTTTGTTGTGGGGTAGAATAACTCATAAATGGCAAATCAGAAATTATCATGGCACGAGGAGCACCACGTCGCACTGCAGCAGTATGATATACAATATCTGCTACAGTTACTGATAAGGTAGAATTATGACCTTGTATAGTCATACCAAGTGAGTCTCCAACTAATAGTACTTTAATACCTTCATTAGCAAATAAACGGGCAAAGCTAAAATCATAAGCTGTTAAACTAGCAAATTTATTACCTTCGATTTTTAACTGACGTAAATGAGATAAAGTTATAAATTTCATTGTAGGCTCCATTATTTTTTGATAGATAGAATTTACTAAAATATTTTAATAAAAAAGTTACATGTACATATATCAATGTATAATTTTTTATAATTAATATTTAGCTATTCAACCCAAAGAGAAATAGCACTACTATCCAGCTTAGCGAGTAATTGTTCTACCGTTATTCCATTTAATAAAGATAACTTTGGCATAATTTCTACTAATGGTACTAGCATAAAAGCACGATTATACATATCGTAATGTGGGATAGTTAATCTAGGTGTATTAATAACTTTTTTCCCAAATAACATGATATCAAGATCAAGAGTACGAGCTTCCCAATTTTTTGAATTATTGTTGCGTATACGTCCATGTTCTAATTCAATACGTTGTATATGATTGAGTAGTATTTCTGGTTTGAGTGTGGTATCTAAAGCAACGGCTGCATTTAAAAAATCTGGTTGATTTTGAAGTCCGTATGGTGGAGTACGATATAAAGATGAAGTGCAAACTATATTAGTTTTTGGAATGGCATTAATAGCAGCTAAGGCTGAATAAACTTGCTTTAATGGATTTGCTAAATTACTTCCTAAAGAAAGATAAACACGATTCATTATGGATTATGGATTATGGATTATGGATTATGGATTATGATCAATAATACTTGATCTACTAGAATGATTGATTACATTGTATACTTTCTTATCTGAGCAATAATTTTTATCTAAATCTAATATATTTAGCATATTTTTTTGTTGTGTTAATATAGCTGTTTGGAATTCATTCCACCATTGACTTAATCGTTGTAAATCTATGTTATTTTCGATATCAGCACGTAATTTTAATAAATCATAAGCCGCTCGAAATTTTACATGTTCTATTAACTTCCATGCATGTTTACTATTGCGAAGAGACATTCGTAACTGTAATTGCCATATCTCTCGAATTAATGTAGTAATACGTTTAGGAATTGCTATAGTTTTACAAACTTTATTTAGTGTTTCGTTCATTGCTAATACAAAGGCATTATAATAGATTAATTTAGTATTCTTTAAGATTTTAGTAGTTAACTCTAATAATGGATACCAGAACATCGCTGCGAATAAAAAAGCTGGGTTTGTTCTCATGGCTTTATTAATACGTTTATCAGTATTTTTAAGTACTTCCACTAGCATTTTCTCTATTTTACTATCTTCTTGTTCAGTAAAACTACAAGCTAAAATTGGAAATAATGATTGGAATAATTTATATTTTCGCATCATATGATAGGTACGTACACCATAACCATCCTGCAATAATTTAAGAGATTCTTCAAATAAACGAGATGGTGGAATATCCTTTAATAATATTGTTACTAGACGAGGAATTGGTTTAGCTGTTTCAGTAGCAATATTCATATTGAGTTTTGAAGCAAAACGTACTACTCGTAGCATGCGTACTGGATCTTCCCGATAACGAGTTTCTGGATCACCAATAAGACGTATAGTTCTAGTTTGTAAATCGTGTATACCATTAACGTAATCACGTATAGTAAAATCTATTAAGTTATAATATAAACTGTTAATAGTAAGATCTCTTTGTTGTGCATCGTCTTCAATACAACCGAAAGTATTTTCATAAATTAACATTTCATTTTTACTACGATGGGATATATTTGTATTGAATATATTTTTTTTTTGAGTTTGAGTATACCCACGAAATGTAGCCACTTCAATTATTTCTGAATTAAATATTACGTGGGCTAAACGAAAACGACGACCAACTAAGCGACAATTACGAAATAACTGATACATTTGTTCAGGTGTAGCATTAGTTGTAATATCAAAGTCTTTTGGTTTTTTTCCTAATAATAAATCACGTACGCTACCACCAACTAAATAGGCTTCGTATCCTGCTTTATCCAATCTATAGAGTACTTTTAAAGCATTTTTGCTAATATCTTTTCGTGATATTTTGTGACTTTCTTTAGGAATGAGAGTCATAACATTTTTATTTTTCATTTATTTAGACGATATTTTTTTATACGTCTATTCATATTCATCACGTTGCAGTCTCTACGAAAAAATAATAGTATAAGTTACGAACTTATTACACTCTTTAAAAGAGTGATGAAATTATTATTAGTAAAATCATTAAATAATCATAATTTTTTATGAAGTGCTCAGAAATCATATTTTTTATTTTTTAAAATATTTTTAATATTTATAATTTGATATATTCAAATTATAAAAAACTAAAATTAAGAATATCAAAATATTTTATTATCTATATCATATTAATATTACTTATTATATAATAAGCTTATATAAAAACCGTAACTAAGCTACGGTTTTTATAGTTACTAACCTGCCATTTGTTTTTCACGAATTTCTGCTAATGTTTTACAATCAATACAAAGATCCGCAGTAGGACGTGCTTCGAGACGACGAACACCAATTTCAATACCACATGAATCGCAATATCCAAAGTTATCATCATCTACTCTTTTTAGAGTTTTTTCAATTTTTTTTACGAGTCTACGTTCCCGATCCCTATTACGTAATTCTAAACTAAACTCTTCTTCTTGAGCTGCACGATCTATTGGATCTGGAAAATTAGCAGCTTCGTCTTGCATATATAATACAGTACGGTCTACTTCGTCTCTAAGTTGATTACGCCAAGCTTCTAGAATTTTACGAAAATGACTCAGCTGGGCTTTATTCATATACTCTTCACCTGGTTGCTCTTGATATGGCTCTACCCCAGCGATAGCAAGAATACTTAGGGACGATGTTTTATGTTTTTGTCCTTGTTGCATTTTGTTTCTCCTAGAACTCACGCATACACTATCGATTCCCATCAGGGAAAACAGACCGCTATAAATAACAGAAGTCATAAAAGTTAGCAATTCATACATTAAATTTAATTTACTTAGTTAATAATAGATACTGTTAAAAAAAATGTATATATTGTAAACATTGTATTTACAATAAAATTATATATTTTTTTAATTATTATTAAATTTAGTGAAAGCATTAGAATAGTTAAGTGATTATATGAATTTAATATTTTTCTGTATATTTTATCCTATACACTATAAAAATTAATATTTAGTTTTATAAGAAATAAAAATCAAAATTTCATTATAAGTTTTTTATTAGTTCATTTATTTAAAATATAAAAGATATTACAATTAATTTCTTAAAAACTAATTAAATATATATTGTTATCTAAGTAACTAAATTTAATTTATTCATTAAATAATTAATCTATACTAATTATGATTAATTTAATACATAAATTTTTATCAACTAATATGATTAACTATTAGTTTGGCTATTATTTAAGTATTAATTAATAAAAGATTTAATTTCATAAATGTTAGTATTGTAATCTACGATTACAATAAATTATTGTTAATAATTTATTTAAATGATTTTAAATGGGATTAGGAGACATATTTAGTGTTGTTTAAATCTCAACAAAAAAATCTGTTAAGAAGTAAATACTGGCCATTAATTTGCTTATTTAAAGTTTCTTTAGTTTTTATTTTAATTATTATATTGGTTTGGGGATTTTATCTTTATTCTGAAATTCATAAACGTATAGACGGTAAGGTATGGCAATTACCAGCAGTTGTTTACGGTCGTATGATAAACGTTGAACCTGGTATATTATATACTCAAAATAATATGATTGCCTTATTACAAGGTATACAATATAGACAAGTATCTCATATTAAACAGCCAGGTGAGTTTGTTGTTAAAGATAATGCAATTTACTTGCTACGTCGTGCATTTGATTTTTTTGATAGTAAAGAAGGACAAGTTTATGCTTGTATGGTTTTTAAAAAAAATCAACTAATAAAAATTAAAAACCTTGATACTGGTCGTGATTTTGCTTTATTTCGTTTAGATCCACGTTTAATAACCATGCTACAGTCACCTAATAGCGAGCAACGTTTATTTGTACCTCGTTCAGGTTTTCCTGATCTACTAATAGATACACTAATTACTACTGAAGATAATCATTTTTATAATCATGATGGAATAAGCTTACATTCAATTATTCGTGCGTTTTTGGCTAATATTAACGCAGGGCATGCAGTACAAGGAGGAAGTACTTTAACACAACAGTTGGTAAAAAATCTTTTTCTTTCTAATGAGCGTTCTTTATGGCGTAAAGCTCGTGAAGCCTATATGGCAATGATATTAGATGCAAGCTATTCTAAAGATCATATACTAGAACTTTATCTTAATGAAGTTTATCTTGGGCAAGATGGTAAAGATCAAATTAGAGGATTCCCATTAGCAAGTTTATACTATTTTGGACGACCAATAAATGAATTAAGTATTGATCAACAAGCAATGCTAGTAGGAATGGTTAAAGGTGCATCATTGTATAATCCATGGCATAATCATAAATTAGCATTAGAGCGCCGTAATTTGGTATTACATTTATTGGAAAAGCATTATATAATAGATAAAGCATTATATACAATTCTTTCTACTCGTCCTCTTAAAGTAGAACTAAAAGGTGGTGTGATAAGTTCACAAGTAGCTTTTATGCAAATGGTACGTAAAGAATTACAATTAAAGCTTAATAATAAGAGAAAAAATCTTTCTGGCATGCGAATTTTTACTACATTAGATCCAATTTTACAAAATGCTGCAGAAAAAGCAGTACAAGAAGGAATCCCTATACTAAAACAACAATATGGTTTAAAGGACCTAGAAACAGCTATGGTAGTTGTTGATCGTTTTAATGGTGAAATACATGCCATTATAGGTGGTGCAAATCCAAATTTTGCGGGGTATAATCGTGCTTTAAAAGCTCGTCGTTCAATTGGATCATTAGCTAAACCAGCAACCTATTTAACTGCTCTTAGTAAGCCAAATAGTTATCGACTTAATAGTTTAATTAAAGATGAACCTATTTCGATTAAACAGTCTAATGGTACTTTTTGGAAGCCTATGAATGAAGACCATCTTTTTAAAGGTAAAGTGATGTTAGTAGATGCATTGACTAATTCAATGAATGTTCCAACAGTAAATTTAGGTATGGAATTAGGATTAAATTCTGTGGTAGATACTTGGATTAAACTTGGAGTACCAGAGAGTGAAGTTCATCCTATACCAGCTATGTTACTTGGTTCAATCAATTTGACTCCTATTGAAGTAACACAAGTATTTCAATCAATTGCGAGTGGAGGTAAACGAGCTGAATTATCAACAGTGCGTTCAGTAGTTGATGAAAATGGAAGAGTATTATATCGTAGTTTACCATATTCAAAACGTATTGAACCTGCACAAGTAGCTTATCTAACATTATATACTATGCAACAAGTAGTACATCATGGAACTGCTCGCTCATTAGGAATAAATTATCCTAATGCTTATTTAGCAGGAAAAACTGGTACAACTAATAATTTAATTGACAGTTGGTTTGCTGGTATTGATGGTAAAGAAGTAGTAATTACTTGGGTTGGTCGTGATAATAATCAAAGTTCGAAATTATATGGTGCGAGTGGGGCTATGCAAATTTATCGTCGTTACCTTGAAAATCAAACACCTACACCATTAATATTGATACCGCCTGAAGATATTATCCAAATGAAAGTTAATTTTGAAGGTGATATTTTATGTACTGATACTAATAATAATTATTGGCGTGAACTTCCAATATGGACATTAGACCCTAGTCAACTATGTCACAAAAAAGAAAATCTTGAAAAAGAAAAACAAAAAAATATCAATACATCTGGCAGTGGTTGGATTCGTAATACTTCTATTTTAAATAACGACTAATTTTTTTAAATTATATGAATTTTTATTCAGTTCAATTAAATTGACTACTAAATAAAACATTGATATTTATTCAAAAGGTATAAAAGATTCAAAACATTATATATAGATTATTATAATAATACAAAACAGCGACGAGATGTATCAATAGTTAGATTCAAAAGCAGAAGATGCTAGATATATACCTTTTTTTAACATTAAAAAATGAAAAAAACAAATCTCTTTATATATCTATAATCTATATCACGTTATCCACTAAAAGCATCAATTGGCAAACTACTTCCAATTATTTACTAAGACAAGTGATATTTAGAGTAACTACTTATAGTAAGATTGCACTCCACATATATCAATAAAAAATCTAGTGATAACTTTGCTATAATTAAAAGTGTATTAGATTCATTACATAAGATAAGTACTCCATGCAAGAAATCTATTTATGACGGGATGTAGTTCATATTGACTGTTATTTATTGGTTGAATAATAATATAAGCAATAACATTAGAATATTTTTAATGTAGCTTGTACAGAAAATAGATCATTATAAATGCAAAATAAATAAAAATTAAAGCATGTTTTACAAAACCTATAAGTATACTAATTGATGATAGTTAATTTAAAATCAGTGAGTTGATTCATTCAGTTTTAAAAATTACATAATAAACATGATTATTATAGCATCCTTCAAATTTAATAATTTTATTAGGATTAGTAAATTCACGAACTAGACGAATTATACTCATAGTAGATTAAGTTCTAGAATTCCTATTGTGAGAATATACATACTTGATATTA includes:
- the mrcB gene encoding bifunctional glycosyl transferase/transpeptidase; this encodes MLFKSQQKNLLRSKYWPLICLFKVSLVFILIIILVWGFYLYSEIHKRIDGKVWQLPAVVYGRMINVEPGILYTQNNMIALLQGIQYRQVSHIKQPGEFVVKDNAIYLLRRAFDFFDSKEGQVYACMVFKKNQLIKIKNLDTGRDFALFRLDPRLITMLQSPNSEQRLFVPRSGFPDLLIDTLITTEDNHFYNHDGISLHSIIRAFLANINAGHAVQGGSTLTQQLVKNLFLSNERSLWRKAREAYMAMILDASYSKDHILELYLNEVYLGQDGKDQIRGFPLASLYYFGRPINELSIDQQAMLVGMVKGASLYNPWHNHKLALERRNLVLHLLEKHYIIDKALYTILSTRPLKVELKGGVISSQVAFMQMVRKELQLKLNNKRKNLSGMRIFTTLDPILQNAAEKAVQEGIPILKQQYGLKDLETAMVVVDRFNGEIHAIIGGANPNFAGYNRALKARRSIGSLAKPATYLTALSKPNSYRLNSLIKDEPISIKQSNGTFWKPMNEDHLFKGKVMLVDALTNSMNVPTVNLGMELGLNSVVDTWIKLGVPESEVHPIPAMLLGSINLTPIEVTQVFQSIASGGKRAELSTVRSVVDENGRVLYRSLPYSKRIEPAQVAYLTLYTMQQVVHHGTARSLGINYPNAYLAGKTGTTNNLIDSWFAGIDGKEVVITWVGRDNNQSSKLYGASGAMQIYRRYLENQTPTPLILIPPEDIIQMKVNFEGDILCTDTNNNYWRELPIWTLDPSQLCHKKENLEKEKQKNINTSGSGWIRNTSILNND
- the dksA gene encoding RNA polymerase-binding protein DksA, producing MQQGQKHKTSSLSILAIAGVEPYQEQPGEEYMNKAQLSHFRKILEAWRNQLRDEVDRTVLYMQDEAANFPDPIDRAAQEEEFSLELRNRDRERRLVKKIEKTLKRVDDDNFGYCDSCGIEIGVRRLEARPTADLCIDCKTLAEIREKQMAG